One stretch of Juglans microcarpa x Juglans regia isolate MS1-56 chromosome 3D, Jm3101_v1.0, whole genome shotgun sequence DNA includes these proteins:
- the LOC121255233 gene encoding putative wall-associated receptor kinase-like 16 produces MGLRRMFLLLVICVAVILSEMGAAAVEFPIAKRPHCQDWCGDVKIPYPFGITEDCYLNQYFRINCSNDSSGHPQPVVGKNLVVTNISIDGELDILMYISHQCYESGKPVEPTNNPWINYPAFTISSTKNKFVTIGCDTYAYLNAFRNNERFSIGCMSICKSLINVENGFCTGIGCCQVDIPRGLKNFTLDARSYYNHTNVSDFNPCSFAFVAKEDDKFNFFSSYLESLRGNETYPMVLDWAIGIETCKTAPNKLDYLCGGNTLCDVPPEEVDGYRCKCKEGYKGNPYLPDGCQDINECEADPKPCNITTSRCNNIDGSFTCTCLDGYEGDGKIINESTSCRLKARANRSKINIIIPLAISIGLIGLFMGGSSIYFGLQRRKLIKLKEKFFQQNGGSLLQQKLSNYRASTEVAKIFSAEELEKATNNYDESRIIGQGGYGTVYRGVLPDNEVVAIKKSKICDQSQVAQFINEVIVLTQINHRNVVKMLGCCLETEVPLLVYQYITNGTLSSHIHDRNLSSSLSWKKRLKIASETAGALAYLHSSTSVPILHRDVKPANILLDDNYSAKVADFGTSILVPLDQTELSTLVKGTFGYLDPEYFYSNQLTEKSDVYSFGVVVAELLTGKKALCFDRPEKDRSLAMYFNSAVKESRLHQILDDQIVSDGNINVINEVANIAKCCLSVKGEDRPTMKEVAMELEGLIIKGKHPWVKSDLYREETEYLLGAPTHSFNIDVDNGSSSTITTVGFESTRNQAMKSLYDGR; encoded by the exons ATGGGTTTGCGTAGGATGTTCTTGTTATTAGTGATATGTGTTGCTGTGATATTGTCGGAAATGGGTGCTGCAGCTGTAGAATTTCCAATAGCCAAGAGGCCTCACTGCCAGGATTGGTGTGGAGATGTTAAGATTCCTTATCCATTTGGTATTACTGAAGATTGCTACCTAAATCAATATTTTCGCATTAATTGTAGTAACGATTCGTCCGGCCATCCCCAACCAGTGGTTGGTAAAAATCTGGTTGTCACAAACATTTCCATCGACGGCGAGCTTGACATCTTGATGTATATATCCCATCAGTGTTACGAAAGTGGTAAGCCAGTTGAGCCTACCAACAATCCCTGGATCAACTACCCGGCTTTCACAATTTCCAGCACCAAAAACAAGTTCGTCACCATCGGCTGCGACACTTATGCCTACCTCAATGCTTTCCGAAACAACGAAAGGTTCTCCATTGGCTGCATGTCTATATGCAAAAGTCTTATAAATGTCGAAAATGGATTTTGCACTGGGATTGGGTGTTGCCAGGTTGACATCCCAAGGGGATTGAAGAACTTTACTTTGGATGCTCGTAgctattacaatcacacaaatGTCTCTGATTTCAATCCATGCAGCTTTGCTTTTGTGGCCAAAGAGGATGACAAGTTCAATTTCTTCTCTAGTTATCTTGAAAGCCTGCGAGGGAATGAGACCTATCCAATGGTTCTTGACTGGGCAATCGGTATTGAAACGTGTAAAACTGCTCCGAACAAGCTAGATTACTTATGTGGGGGGAACACCTTATGTGATGTTCCCCCAGAAGAGGTCGATGGGTATCGTTGCAAGTGCAAAGAAGGTTATAAAGGAAACCCATACCTCCCTGATGGTTGCCAAG ATATTAACGAGTGCGAAGCAGATCCGAAACCCTGCAATATTACTACATCAAGATGCAACAACATTGACGGGAGTTTTACATGTACGTGCCTCGACGGATACGAAGGCGATGGGAAGATCATAAACGAATCAACAAGTTGCAGACTTAAAGCGCGGGCCAACCGATCAAAGATTAATATCATTATTCCACTCG CTATCAGCATTGGCCTCATAGGATTGTTCATGGGAGGTTCTTCAATATATTTTGGACTCCAAAGAAGAAAACTCATCAAGCTAAAAGAGAAATTTTTCCAACAAAATGGAGGCTCATTGTTACAAcaaaaactctcaaattataGAGCTTCTACAGAGGTTGCGAAAATCTTTAGTGCTGAGGAACTGGAAAAAGCGACCAATAATTACGATGAGAGCAGAATCATTGGTCAAGGAGGCTACGGAACTGTTTATCGAGGAGTCCTGCCAGATAATGAAGTTGTTGCCATTAAGAAATCAAAGATTTGTGATCAAAGCCAAGTTGCGCAATTCATAAATGAGGTAATTGTGCTTACACAAATTAACCATAGAAATGTGGTTAAGATGTTAGGTTGTTGTCTAGAAACAGAAGTTCCATTACTAGTTTATCAATACATCACAAATGGAACTCTTTCTAGTCACATTCATGATAGAAACCTATCATCGTCACTCTCATGGAAAAAACGTTTGAAGATAGCATCAGAAACTGCAGGGGCACTCGCATACTTGCATTCTTCAACTTCGGTGCCGATTTTACACAGGGATGTGAAACCGGCAAATATACTTTTAGATGATAACTATTCAGCAAAAGTGGCTGACTTTGGAACTTCAATTTTGGTCCCTCTTGATCAAACAGAATTATCTACATTGGTGAAGGGGACTTTTGGATATTTAGACCcagaatatttttatagtaaCCAACTTACAGAAAAAAGTGATGTCTACAGCTTTGGTGTTGTTGTGGCAGAGTTATTGACAGGTAAGAAAGCACTTTGTTTTGATAGGCCTGAAAAGGATAGAAGTTTGGCAATGTACTTTAACTCTGCAGTAAAAGAGAGTCGCTTGCATCAAATTCTTGATGATCAAATTGTCAGTGATGGTAATATTAATGTGATAAATGAAGTTGCTAATATTGCAAAATGTTGCTTAAGTGTAAAAGGGGAGGATAGGCCAACTATGAAGGAAGTGGCAATGGAGCTAGAAGGATTGATAATTAAGGGAAAACATCCGTGGGTAAAGTCTGATCTCTATAGAGAAGAGACAGAATACTTGCTCGGGGCTCCTACACACTCTTTCAACATTGATGTTGACAATGGTTCTTCTTCTACCATCACAACAGTTGGGTTTGAAAGTACACGGAACCAAGCCATGAAATCATTATATGATGGGAGATGA